The Kribbella amoyensis genomic sequence CGTCTGCGGGGGCGGGGCGGGGCGGCCGGGGCGGGGAGGGGGAGGGGGTTAGGTGGGGGTGGTGATCGCGGTCAGGCGGGTGAGGATGAGGGTGATCTCGTCGGGGTCCAGCGGGACCAGTTCGAGGACGAGTTCGTCGTCGGCCTGGCGGTCGGTGATCACGTAGATCGGCGGCGAGCCCGCCTCCAGCTCGGTCGCCACCCGCTCGGCGTGGGTCACCTTGACCAGGGCACGCGACAACGGCAGCCCGGTCGGGTCCGGCAGGATCTCGGCGACGATGCCGGGGAGCTCGTTCGCCTTGCGGACAAAGGAACTGACCTTCGCGTCCTGGTCCGCCTCCCACTTGGCCCGGTCCATCGCCTGCCACTCCTCGAGGGCGGTGAGGACACCGATGACGGCTTCCTTGGTCGGCTTCATCCCGCGCCCGATGCCGCGTTCCTGGGCCCGGACCGCCTGGACCAGCGACCGCGTCCCGCAGATCAGCCCGGCCGTCGGCGACGCGAGGTACTTCTGCCCGCTCACCAGCACCAGGTCCGCACCGGTGGCGAGCAGGTCCGCCGTCCGGGGGAGCTGGGCCGCTCCGTCGATGATCGCCGGTACTCCGCGGCGGTGCGCGGCACGGACCGCGGCGGTCAGGTCGAGCGGCTCGCCGTCGGTCAGGCGCGAGGACGTCAGCAGCAGGCACGTCACGTCCGGGCCGTCGAGCGCCTCGTCCAGATCGTCAATGGTGCAACGGGTTTCGTCGCCGGCGAGCACGACCTGCGCTCCCGACAGCCGGACCGCCTGGAGGTTGGACTGGCCGTAGTCGACGACATGCACGGCCGGCAGGACGACGCGGTTGTGCATGTCCCGGGCGTCCGGCAGCATCGCGATCCGGCGGGGTTCGGTGCCCGCCATCGAGGCCGCCACGGCCACCGTGATCGCGGCCGCGGTGCAGTGCACGACCGCACCGGCCTGGGCGCCGGTGGCATGCGCGATCGCTTCGCTCGCCCGGTCCCCGAGCTCGTCCATCACGAAGAACTCGGGCAACGCCTCCGCGACCGCAGCGGCCACCCCGGCCGAGCTTCGCGACACCCCGAGGGGAGTGAACGTCCCTCGCGCGTTGACCACAACACTCAACCGGTGCCGCTCATGGATGCTCATGGTTTTGATCACATTAGTGGTGACCCACCGTCATTGGCGAGAGATTGACCGCAACCGGTTGCCGCGACCTGGAAGTCCCGGTGGGGAAGGAATGTGAAAGGCCGGGTTGTCGGTTTTCGGCGCGCCACGCGGGCAGCTCTTGACCCCAAGCTACTGGTGAGTCATTCTCAGTTTTCGAGCATTCCCCTGCCGTCATCGCTCTGCCCCGAGTCGTGAGGGAGGACCCCGTGCTGCCCCGCCCGTCCCGCAAGACCGTTGCCGTGCTCGCCATCGGAGCCGTACTGACCGCCGGCCTCGCCGTTCCATCGCAGTCCGTCGCGCAACCACGAGCCGTGCCGCCACCGGACTACTGCGTCGGGCAGTGCGCGGACATCGTCCCACCCGGCCAGAACGGCAACGCCACCTTCACGGATCTCCTTCTTTTCAAGGGATTCGGGGTTCGCCCACCGCATTTCTCCGACACCGTGAAACCGTACGAGCGGCTGGTGTGGAACTCGGCCGGTATCACCGACGAAGGGCTCGCCGGGTACTTCGACGACTCCTCCTTCGGCGTCCGTCCCGACGACGTCGCGAGCACCGTGAAACCGCGCGCGGACGTCACCGTCGTCCGGGACAAGTCGCGTGGCATTCCGCACATCACCGGGACGACCCGCGAGGGGACGATGTTCGGTGCCGGGTACGCCGGGGCGCAGGACCGGTTGTTCGTGATGGACGTGTTCCGCCATCTCGGCCGGGGGCAGCTGACGCCGTTCGCGGGTGGGGCCGCGGGCAACCGTGCGTTCGAGCAGGAGTTCTGGCAGACGGCGCCGTACACCGAGGCGGAGTTGCAGCGGCAGTTCGACGACGCCGACGAGCGGTACGGGGCCGACGGGCTGAAGATGCAGAAGGACATCCAGGCCTGGGTCGACGGGGTGAACCACTACATCGCCACGGTCGGCATCGCGTACCCCGGTGAGTACATCGCCCTCGGTCTGCCGACCCCGCAGCCGTGGAAGGTCACCGACGTGGTCGCCACGGCGGCCGTGGTCGCGGGGATCTTCGGGACCGGTGGTGGCGGTGAGATGGCGTCCGCGTTGGCGTTGCTGGAGGCGCAGGCCAAGTACGGCGTTGCCCAGGGCACCGAGGTCTGGGAGTCCTTCCGATCGCAGAACGACCCGGAGGCCAACACCACCGTGCACAACGGCGCCACCTTCCCGTACGGCACGACCGGTCCGAATCCGGCCGGCCGCGCGTTGCCCGATCGCGGGTCGGTGACGCCCGAGCCGACCGTGGTCGACCAGACCGGTACCGCGGGTAAGAAGGCCGCACGTCCGAAGAGCAGTGTCACGCCGCCGATGAAGAAGCAGGGCAAGGAGGCGTTGCGCGGGATCTTCGACGGGGGCGTGTTCCCCGAGGGCTTCGGGTCGAAGGGGATGTCGAACGCGCTGCTCGTCTCCGGCGACCACACCGAGAGCGGCAACCCGATCGCCGTCTACGGCCCGCAGACCTCGTACTTCGCGCCGCAGTTGCTGTTGCGCCAGGAGCTGCAGGGACCCGGCGTCAGTTCCCGGGGCGTCGCGTTCGCCGGGCTGAACTTCTACACGTTGATCGGTCGCGGCGCCGACTACTCGTGGAGCGCCACGTCCGCCGGTCAGGACATCACCGACACGTACGCCGTGCCGTTGTGCGAACCGGGCGGCGGTACGCCGACCAAGGCGTCCACGCACTACCTGTTCCGGGACCAGTGTCTGCCGATCGAGAAGCTGGAGCGGCACAACGCGTGGTACGCCAGCCTCGGCTCGTCCGAACCGGCCGGCTCCTACACGTTGGTTGCCCAGCGCACCAAGTACGGGATCGTCACGCATCGGGGGACCGTCGGCGGGCGGCCGGTGCTGTTCACGAGGAACCGGTCCACGTACGGCAACGAGGCCGGGTCGGCGCTCGGGTTCATGCTGTTCAACGACCCGGACGCGATCCACTCGGCCGCG encodes the following:
- a CDS encoding aminotransferase class V-fold PLP-dependent enzyme, with translation MSIHERHRLSVVVNARGTFTPLGVSRSSAGVAAAVAEALPEFFVMDELGDRASEAIAHATGAQAGAVVHCTAAAITVAVAASMAGTEPRRIAMLPDARDMHNRVVLPAVHVVDYGQSNLQAVRLSGAQVVLAGDETRCTIDDLDEALDGPDVTCLLLTSSRLTDGEPLDLTAAVRAAHRRGVPAIIDGAAQLPRTADLLATGADLVLVSGQKYLASPTAGLICGTRSLVQAVRAQERGIGRGMKPTKEAVIGVLTALEEWQAMDRAKWEADQDAKVSSFVRKANELPGIVAEILPDPTGLPLSRALVKVTHAERVATELEAGSPPIYVITDRQADDELVLELVPLDPDEITLILTRLTAITTPT
- a CDS encoding penicillin acylase family protein, coding for MLPRPSRKTVAVLAIGAVLTAGLAVPSQSVAQPRAVPPPDYCVGQCADIVPPGQNGNATFTDLLLFKGFGVRPPHFSDTVKPYERLVWNSAGITDEGLAGYFDDSSFGVRPDDVASTVKPRADVTVVRDKSRGIPHITGTTREGTMFGAGYAGAQDRLFVMDVFRHLGRGQLTPFAGGAAGNRAFEQEFWQTAPYTEAELQRQFDDADERYGADGLKMQKDIQAWVDGVNHYIATVGIAYPGEYIALGLPTPQPWKVTDVVATAAVVAGIFGTGGGGEMASALALLEAQAKYGVAQGTEVWESFRSQNDPEANTTVHNGATFPYGTTGPNPAGRALPDRGSVTPEPTVVDQTGTAGKKAARPKSSVTPPMKKQGKEALRGIFDGGVFPEGFGSKGMSNALLVSGDHTESGNPIAVYGPQTSYFAPQLLLRQELQGPGVSSRGVAFAGLNFYTLIGRGADYSWSATSAGQDITDTYAVPLCEPGGGTPTKASTHYLFRDQCLPIEKLERHNAWYASLGSSEPAGSYTLVAQRTKYGIVTHRGTVGGRPVLFTRNRSTYGNEAGSALGFMLFNDPDAIHSAADFQDAASNIGYTFNWFYTDKTDIAYFNSGDNPVRATGADPDLPTWSSYEWQGWDPGTNRATYTPPDEHPQVVNQDYLTSWNNKQAPGFSAADGNFGYNSVYRSQPLDDRIEAVIGAGQKFTRGRLVEAMEDASTVDLRADQVLPYLLRVLKSAPITDPALSDAVAKLTVWQQAGGHRRTPNEASKTYDHAEAIRILDAWWPLLVPAQFRSGLGAELYDALVHTQKIDERPGAQGSAFQNGWWGFVQRDLRKVLGDPVATPQPVTYCGGGSLTSCRTVLADSLAAALQVPAASTYPATADCAAGDQFCADQIVHQPMGGITQDRMAWVNRPTYQQVIEFPARRGDDVSNLAAGRPATASSYESGLLGSYPPAKAVDGDPKTRWASAWSDPQWLKVDLGAEKTIGRAVLQWESAYARQYRVEVSRDNVNWQQVFARSNGDGGQEVARFAPVQARYVRVVGTQRATSYGYSLHEFQVFPR